The Candidatus Desulfovibrio trichonymphae region GCAGTAGTAGTTGTCTTCTTTTTTGAGTTGTCGCTGAACACCGCACTATTCGGCCTGCAGTGCAATCCCATAAGAATGTAACCACGTTGCAAAGCGGGGTCGCTTTTCTCTGCGCCGCCTGGCTTCTCCCCGTAGCTGCCGTAATTCCTCGCGCTGTTTGATTTTCAGACAATAACGGGTGAAAGTGACAAGGGAGCGGCCATATTTTGCCAGATGGGAAAGTTTATGCTCCTGCTCTTCCCAATGACGGCGCTTTGCTTGTATAATCGCGGTCTGCTTCAATCGGCCGCTTTGGGGCATTGCCTCATACTCTGAATGATATCTCCGCCATTGGAAGCCTTTACCGCGATGTCTCGACTAAAGAGATTACGCCGGAGTCTTCTTTTTTAAAGCGCAGGCCAATTACACCCAGATTCTTATGGGCTGATTTCTCGCCGGTGGCGCATTTAAAGTCACGCGCCGTCTGTGGTCGGCTGCGGCTCGCGTTTCTGCTGCGGGGCCGCAGCAGACGGCCATCAGGCAACAGCCGTTGACCTTTCGCGGCTCTTCATCCTCGCTGAAAACATGTTCAGAATAACTTGCGCGACAACCCCCAAACAGGTAAACTGACCACAAAAAAGCGGGGTCATGAGCTTTAAATCGTCAAACTCTTCCTTGAAAACGAGGATAAAATAAAGGAGGTTTTATGGAATCACCCCGCAATGGCCTCGCGCTCAAATGTCTCTTAAGCGGCGTTGCGGTGGGCGTAGCGTTTTTTTGCGTTCTGGCATACGGCATGACGACTACGGATCAACGTTCATTCTGTGCGAGCTGTCATCTCATGCAGGAGGCTGCTGTAACCCACAAAATGGGCACGCACGCCGACCGCGCCTGTAATGAATGTCACGCCCCCCACAATCTGCTTGCCAAACTTCAGTTCAAGGCGCAGGCAGGCCTGCATGATTTTCTGGCGAACCAGTCCGGCAAAGATTTGTCTTGCCCGGCCACTTCGACGATACGCGCGGTGGTGAATGAAAACTGCAAGTCTTGCCA contains the following coding sequences:
- a CDS encoding NapC/NirT family cytochrome c; its protein translation is MESPRNGLALKCLLSGVAVGVAFFCVLAYGMTTTDQRSFCASCHLMQEAAVTHKMGTHADRACNECHAPHNLLAKLQFKAQAGLHDFLANQSGKDLSCPATSTIRAVVNENCKSCHAQTNVTGAAMDAKFYCTECHRNVAHMRQKPLSTRMVAYE